The Marinilongibacter aquaticus genome has a window encoding:
- a CDS encoding ABC transporter permease, which translates to MFTHILKLTYRNILRHRSSFFINLVGLSTGLACSFLIYLWINDEVGFDKFHENSAQIYQIMESSEENDQIRVQESTQGLLAQTMAKELPEVEKAVNIMNLSKQGYKITLENDLKTSNSYGIFAENGFFDIFTFPLIEGTKNDALNEKEAIVLSEKVAIELFGSPEAAIGKPVKWALFGQNQTSRCTGVFEDLPQNSTLQFDYVLTGQKLLEDIWTNGQKWWNQGTNTYLLLNPKTDIAAFNKKIERFVDKYDEGNIFSLSVRPYSSVHLYDHYEEGKQEGGGIEYVKMFSIIAILVLVIAGVNFMNLSTARASRRLKEIGIKKAIGSTRKSLIFQFLVESITMSVLSCLLAILLIALAIPQFNFITGKELAFDFNSNTLLTLLGLSVMTGLFSGSYPAFYLSGFDPVATLKGRLKGKLGELFVRKGLVIFQFTISLVLIISVFIIRRQIHYAESKPSGYNKENVAYFNLDGRVFEKQETFIKDVGQIPGVKSTGLLSETLLSESGGSSTYGIGWPGDDPEKNIDFIVRSVNEGALKTLGIEMEEGKAFSKELGANENYLLFNETAIKTMGLKNPVGTKVVIWGEEKSILGVVKDFHTASLHKEIKPLVFRYSPNAMELGLVKIESGKEQAVLGEIESLYKSYNPGFVFTFNFFDEAYKAQYLTEVRVAKLSSYFAGLAILISCLGLLGLAAFNTEIRAKEIGVRKVLGASSLGIMRLLTFDFLKLVLISVFISVPISAYFMDGWLSQFVYKIGLEWWVFALAGCMALCIAMLTVGFLSFKTSIMNPVKSLKSE; encoded by the coding sequence ATGTTTACACATATCCTTAAACTCACCTATCGAAATATACTTCGCCACCGGAGTTCATTTTTCATCAATCTGGTCGGTCTTTCCACAGGTTTGGCTTGCTCTTTTTTGATCTACCTGTGGATAAACGACGAAGTGGGTTTCGACAAATTCCATGAAAACAGTGCTCAGATTTACCAAATTATGGAATCGAGCGAAGAAAACGACCAAATACGTGTGCAGGAAAGCACCCAGGGTTTATTGGCCCAAACTATGGCCAAAGAATTGCCCGAAGTGGAGAAGGCCGTCAATATCATGAACCTTTCGAAACAGGGCTATAAAATAACCCTTGAGAACGACCTGAAAACCTCAAACTCCTATGGTATTTTTGCCGAAAATGGTTTCTTCGACATTTTCACTTTCCCGCTCATTGAAGGCACAAAAAACGATGCCCTGAACGAAAAAGAGGCCATTGTTTTATCCGAAAAAGTAGCCATTGAACTGTTTGGGTCGCCCGAAGCCGCTATCGGGAAACCTGTAAAATGGGCCCTATTCGGCCAAAACCAGACTTCACGCTGCACAGGCGTTTTTGAAGATTTGCCGCAGAACTCCACACTCCAATTCGACTATGTGCTCACCGGACAAAAACTACTTGAAGACATTTGGACAAACGGGCAAAAATGGTGGAATCAGGGTACAAACACCTATCTTTTGTTGAACCCGAAAACAGATATCGCCGCTTTCAATAAAAAGATCGAACGCTTTGTCGATAAATACGACGAAGGCAACATTTTCAGTCTCTCCGTTCGTCCGTACTCATCTGTTCACCTTTACGATCATTACGAAGAAGGTAAACAAGAAGGGGGCGGAATCGAATACGTCAAGATGTTTTCCATCATCGCCATTTTGGTTTTGGTCATTGCGGGCGTCAATTTCATGAACCTTTCTACAGCCCGTGCTTCTCGCCGCTTGAAAGAGATCGGAATAAAAAAGGCCATCGGCAGCACCCGTAAATCGTTGATTTTCCAATTTTTGGTCGAATCGATTACCATGAGTGTGCTTTCTTGCCTGTTGGCCATTCTGCTTATCGCTTTGGCCATTCCGCAGTTCAACTTCATTACGGGCAAAGAGTTGGCATTCGATTTCAATTCCAACACATTGCTCACACTCTTGGGCCTATCCGTAATGACGGGCCTGTTTTCGGGCAGTTATCCCGCATTCTACCTTTCGGGTTTCGATCCGGTAGCCACCTTGAAAGGACGATTGAAAGGCAAATTGGGCGAACTTTTCGTACGCAAGGGGCTGGTGATTTTTCAATTTACCATTTCGTTGGTACTCATTATTTCCGTGTTTATTATCCGCAGACAAATTCATTACGCCGAATCGAAACCCAGTGGCTACAACAAAGAAAACGTGGCCTATTTCAACCTGGATGGCCGTGTGTTTGAAAAGCAAGAGACCTTTATAAAAGACGTGGGGCAAATCCCCGGCGTAAAAAGTACCGGGCTCCTTTCCGAAACATTGCTCAGCGAAAGCGGAGGTTCTTCGACCTATGGCATTGGCTGGCCCGGAGACGATCCCGAAAAAAATATCGATTTCATTGTTCGCAGCGTAAACGAGGGAGCATTGAAAACATTGGGCATTGAAATGGAAGAGGGGAAAGCCTTTTCAAAAGAATTGGGAGCCAATGAAAATTACCTGCTTTTCAACGAAACAGCCATCAAAACCATGGGTTTGAAAAATCCCGTCGGTACGAAAGTGGTCATTTGGGGAGAAGAAAAAAGCATTTTGGGCGTGGTCAAAGATTTCCATACTGCCTCGCTACACAAAGAGATCAAACCGCTTGTTTTCCGTTACAGTCCCAATGCGATGGAGCTCGGATTGGTAAAAATAGAGTCGGGAAAAGAACAGGCCGTTTTGGGCGAAATCGAATCCTTGTATAAATCGTACAATCCGGGTTTTGTCTTTACTTTCAACTTCTTCGATGAAGCCTACAAAGCTCAGTACCTTACGGAAGTCCGCGTGGCCAAACTCTCGAGCTATTTCGCAGGTTTGGCCATTCTGATTTCCTGTTTGGGATTGTTGGGCTTGGCGGCATTCAATACCGAAATACGGGCGAAAGAAATTGGTGTACGTAAAGTTTTGGGGGCCTCTTCTTTGGGCATTATGCGTTTGCTCACCTTCGACTTCTTGAAACTTGTGCTCATCTCTGTCTTTATTTCTGTGCCCATCTCCGCCTATTTTATGGACGGCTGGCTATCGCAGTTTGTCTACAAAATCGGCTTGGAATGGTGGGTTTTTGCCTTGGCAGGGTGTATGGCTCTTTGCATTGCCATGCTTACAGTCGGTTTTCTTTCCTTCAAAACCTCCATCATGAACCCAGTCAAAAGTTTAAAAAGTGAATAA
- a CDS encoding ABC transporter permease has product MFRNYLKIAWRNLRKNSGFTFINVFGLSVGIAACLLISVYIMHESSYDKDVENAENTYRLISSFNDENRIEWGLHFSANTAPTILHDFDEVVNSGRLMDNNLFYGAGANEIRIEGQQRQYHEEGFSYADPSMLDIMDVKMVYGDRKALDAPNSIVISEKVAKKFFGQDNPIGKAIYLNGNSEDPRTIGGVMKEFPSNSHLYYDYLLTLSGVEFGQGEQTRWIQSNYFTYLVLKPGTDIEAFNKKLNRVIVGNYMKQAFKDAGYALWEIIEDVGHLEVQSLTDINLHSNMIGYEEGKRNDIKIIWIFGIVAAFILLIASINFVNLSTAKSANRAKEVGLRKVVGSDRKGLISQFLTESLLVTFIAFVIGSFLAILFLPAFREMSGIELSIPWSNPFFIPSILFTAILVGLLAGMYPSFYLSSFNPISVLKGKLRMGSKSGGLRSSLVVFQFTVSIVLIIGTLIVSNQLDFILNSKIGFEKDQVVQVYGTNMLGDQVRTFKDELKSISGVESVSISDFLPIEGTKRNGNSVVNEGRDNIDQTVGIQAWVVDEDYLQTLGMSLREGRNFDRQIKSDEQNVILNEEAARQLNLENPVGKRISRYGTLYKIIGIVNDFNFNSMTADKVQPLALFYGLSPSIVSVKIKAADTHHILSEIEKNWNTFAPNLAFRYQFMDDSFAHMYDKLSRIRTIFITFAVLALVVACLGLFALSAYLVEQRSKEMSIRKVLGASFRSIFQILTQNFLGLVALSLAIAIPIAWYFMNIWLQDYAYRIEIGWSVFVIAGLSAIGVAILTVSFHAIKAALVNPVENLKSE; this is encoded by the coding sequence ATGTTTAGAAATTACCTAAAAATCGCCTGGAGAAACCTAAGAAAAAACTCGGGTTTTACCTTTATCAATGTGTTTGGCCTCAGCGTGGGCATCGCGGCCTGTCTGCTTATTTCGGTGTACATCATGCACGAAAGCAGCTATGACAAAGACGTGGAAAATGCCGAAAACACCTACCGCCTTATCAGTAGCTTCAACGACGAAAACCGAATCGAATGGGGACTACACTTTTCGGCCAATACAGCTCCTACAATCCTGCATGACTTCGACGAGGTAGTGAACTCGGGAAGGTTGATGGACAACAACCTTTTCTACGGAGCAGGGGCAAACGAAATCAGAATCGAGGGGCAGCAACGCCAATACCATGAAGAAGGCTTCTCCTACGCCGACCCCTCCATGCTCGATATCATGGATGTAAAAATGGTTTACGGCGACCGAAAAGCTCTGGATGCCCCGAACAGCATTGTCATTTCTGAAAAAGTGGCGAAGAAGTTCTTTGGTCAGGACAATCCCATCGGCAAGGCCATATACCTGAACGGCAACAGCGAAGACCCACGTACAATTGGCGGTGTGATGAAAGAATTCCCTTCAAATTCGCACTTATATTACGATTACCTGCTCACACTTTCTGGGGTAGAATTTGGCCAGGGTGAGCAAACGCGTTGGATACAGAGTAATTATTTCACCTACCTCGTGCTCAAACCCGGAACCGACATAGAGGCTTTCAATAAAAAGCTAAACCGCGTGATTGTGGGCAATTACATGAAACAGGCCTTCAAAGATGCTGGCTATGCACTATGGGAAATTATAGAGGATGTAGGCCACTTGGAAGTCCAGTCTCTAACCGACATAAATCTGCACTCGAATATGATCGGTTACGAAGAAGGAAAAAGGAACGATATAAAAATCATCTGGATTTTCGGTATTGTGGCGGCTTTCATTTTGCTCATTGCCAGTATCAATTTTGTCAATCTCAGCACGGCGAAATCGGCCAACAGAGCCAAGGAAGTCGGTTTGCGAAAAGTGGTGGGTTCCGACCGAAAAGGCCTTATCAGCCAGTTTCTTACCGAATCCCTGTTGGTTACCTTTATCGCTTTTGTGATTGGCTCTTTTCTGGCTATTCTCTTTTTACCGGCCTTTCGAGAGATGTCGGGCATCGAACTGAGCATCCCATGGAGTAATCCCTTTTTCATTCCAAGCATCTTGTTCACCGCAATTTTGGTTGGCCTCTTGGCCGGCATGTACCCTTCCTTCTATCTCTCTTCATTCAACCCCATCAGCGTACTGAAAGGCAAACTGAGAATGGGCAGCAAATCGGGCGGTTTGCGAAGCAGCCTTGTGGTTTTTCAATTTACCGTGTCCATTGTTTTAATCATCGGAACACTTATTGTAAGCAATCAACTCGACTTTATTCTAAACAGCAAAATAGGCTTTGAAAAAGACCAAGTTGTTCAGGTATACGGCACCAATATGCTGGGCGATCAGGTGCGAACTTTCAAAGATGAGCTGAAAAGCATCAGCGGTGTAGAAAGCGTATCGATAAGCGATTTCCTGCCGATTGAAGGTACCAAACGCAACGGCAACAGTGTGGTAAACGAAGGCCGCGACAACATCGACCAAACGGTGGGTATTCAAGCCTGGGTAGTGGACGAAGATTACCTGCAAACCTTGGGGATGTCGCTGAGAGAAGGCCGAAATTTCGACCGCCAAATCAAAAGCGACGAACAAAACGTGATCTTGAATGAAGAGGCTGCCCGCCAACTTAATCTGGAGAATCCCGTTGGTAAACGCATTTCACGTTATGGCACCCTCTACAAAATCATTGGCATTGTGAATGATTTTAATTTCAACTCCATGACAGCCGACAAAGTCCAGCCATTAGCCTTGTTCTATGGTCTCAGTCCGTCCATTGTTTCCGTGAAAATAAAAGCCGCCGACACCCATCATATTTTAAGTGAGATCGAAAAGAATTGGAATACTTTTGCTCCAAACTTGGCCTTTCGCTACCAATTTATGGACGACAGCTTCGCCCACATGTACGACAAGCTGAGCCGCATCCGCACCATCTTTATCACTTTTGCCGTATTGGCCTTGGTGGTGGCTTGCCTCGGATTGTTTGCCCTTTCGGCCTATTTGGTTGAACAGCGAAGCAAAGAAATGAGCATACGAAAAGTATTGGGGGCGTCCTTCCGTTCGATTTTCCAGATTCTTACGCAAAACTTCTTGGGTTTGGTGGCACTGTCTTTGGCCATCGCTATCCCAATCGCTTGGTATTTCATGAATATCTGGCTGCAAGATTATGCCTATAGAATTGAGATCGGCTGGTCTGTCTTTGTCATTGCTGGCCTTTCGGCTATCGGAGTGGCCATTCTCACGGTAAGTTTCCATGCCATAAAAGCGGCCTTGGTCAACCCCGTTGAAAATTTGAAAAGTGAATAA
- a CDS encoding ABC transporter permease: MKNKKLKAMLRNYLKIAWRNLMRTKGFSAINIFGLAIGMTVAILIGLWVWDEFSFDRKQEKYDRIVQLMQHTERNGEKSTQPWNPYPLADEIRRLYPDEFEQLAQSTRTWNLLKHGENKAPKAGIYWEEEILDILTFDLVAGSKTALKEPYSVMLSESLAKSLFGEEDPIGQPVNIDDDIEVKVTAVYKNYPDNATFNDINYILPWKLFEKQNAEWMATMEDPWRPNFCFTYGLIPENASIEAVSAKIKDVRLRNLGEKLALQKPEVFAFPMSRWHLYEKFENGVNAGGSIQYVWLFGTVGLFVLLLACINFMNLSTAQSERKSKEVGIRKAVGSEKRQLIFQFLSESLLTTFIALAISLILVLVSLNSFNEIAGKQIKIDWSNQMFWLLILGFTFTTGLLAGSYPALYLSSFNPVKVLKGTFKVGKLASLPRKALVVVQFTVSIALIIGTLVVFQQIKYAKNRPLGYNQNNLIFKGYTDVVHSSYEALKRDLLTKGFAKEVTVSSAPPMRTQSTTTGIDWDGRDKSSSFETPFIYVGLDYGKTIGWKLKAGRDFSANFDDEEKAFVINEAAAKTLGFDEPVGKILRWDGDPYEVIGVIEDMVVESPYDPSRPIFYAHSTSKQQNMIIRLSGSKSPQESIAGIKETFADYDKETPFDYEFVDEANALKFSQLERLNKLINIFAGLAILISCLGLFGLASYMTAQRSKEIGVRKVLGATVSGLWAMLSKDFLILILISLVIAAPLAAWFMNDWLAGFDYRTSIAWWTFAVTGFGAMTITLLTVSYQSIKAALMNPVKSLKTD, encoded by the coding sequence ATGAAAAACAAGAAATTAAAAGCTATGCTTAGAAATTACCTAAAAATCGCCTGGAGAAACCTGATGAGAACCAAAGGGTTTTCCGCTATCAACATTTTTGGTCTAGCTATTGGGATGACCGTGGCTATACTAATTGGCCTTTGGGTCTGGGATGAATTCTCTTTTGACCGAAAACAAGAGAAATACGACCGTATTGTGCAGCTCATGCAACATACCGAACGTAACGGAGAAAAGAGCACTCAGCCTTGGAACCCCTATCCACTGGCCGATGAGATTCGAAGACTATACCCCGATGAATTTGAGCAATTGGCACAATCAACACGCACCTGGAACCTGCTTAAACATGGTGAGAACAAGGCCCCCAAAGCAGGCATTTACTGGGAAGAAGAGATTCTGGACATACTCACTTTTGATCTGGTGGCCGGTTCTAAAACTGCGTTGAAAGAACCGTATTCCGTCATGCTTTCAGAATCGCTTGCCAAAAGTCTTTTTGGCGAAGAAGATCCGATAGGGCAGCCGGTAAATATAGATGACGACATAGAGGTAAAAGTAACCGCTGTCTATAAAAACTATCCGGATAACGCTACTTTCAATGACATCAATTACATACTTCCTTGGAAACTTTTTGAAAAACAAAATGCGGAGTGGATGGCCACAATGGAAGATCCCTGGCGGCCAAATTTCTGTTTTACATACGGGCTTATTCCAGAAAACGCAAGTATAGAGGCCGTTTCAGCGAAAATCAAGGATGTTAGGCTAAGAAATTTGGGAGAAAAACTGGCTCTTCAAAAACCCGAAGTTTTTGCTTTCCCAATGAGTAGATGGCACCTATACGAGAAATTCGAAAATGGTGTGAATGCCGGTGGCAGCATACAATACGTCTGGCTTTTCGGTACTGTCGGGCTTTTTGTATTGCTGCTTGCATGTATCAACTTCATGAATCTCAGTACAGCCCAATCTGAGCGAAAATCTAAAGAAGTGGGTATCAGAAAGGCCGTTGGATCGGAGAAGCGGCAGCTTATTTTTCAGTTTTTGAGTGAGTCTTTGCTTACCACATTTATCGCTTTGGCTATTTCATTAATCCTTGTTTTAGTTAGCCTGAATTCCTTTAATGAAATTGCGGGAAAACAGATTAAGATAGACTGGTCAAACCAAATGTTTTGGCTTCTCATTTTAGGTTTTACGTTCACAACGGGGCTTTTAGCAGGGAGTTACCCAGCCTTGTATTTATCTTCTTTCAATCCCGTAAAAGTGCTGAAGGGGACTTTCAAAGTAGGGAAATTGGCTTCACTCCCCAGAAAAGCTTTGGTGGTGGTTCAGTTTACCGTCAGCATTGCCCTCATAATAGGCACATTGGTGGTATTCCAGCAGATTAAATATGCGAAAAACCGACCCCTTGGCTATAATCAGAACAACCTGATTTTTAAAGGCTACACAGATGTGGTTCATTCCAGTTATGAAGCCCTCAAAAGAGATCTTTTAACAAAGGGATTTGCAAAAGAAGTGACCGTTTCATCTGCACCACCTATGCGAACTCAAAGCACCACTACTGGCATAGACTGGGATGGTCGCGATAAATCTTCCAGCTTTGAAACACCCTTTATTTACGTGGGTCTTGATTATGGCAAAACCATTGGCTGGAAACTCAAAGCTGGTCGCGATTTTTCTGCAAATTTCGATGATGAAGAAAAGGCTTTTGTTATCAATGAAGCCGCTGCCAAAACTCTGGGGTTTGATGAGCCCGTGGGCAAAATTTTGAGGTGGGATGGAGACCCGTATGAGGTTATTGGTGTAATTGAAGATATGGTGGTGGAGTCACCGTATGACCCGTCCAGACCCATTTTCTATGCTCATAGTACTTCTAAACAGCAAAATATGATCATCCGTTTGTCAGGAAGTAAAAGCCCACAGGAGTCTATTGCAGGAATAAAGGAAACATTCGCAGATTACGATAAAGAAACTCCATTTGATTATGAATTTGTAGATGAAGCCAATGCCCTTAAGTTTAGCCAATTAGAAAGGCTCAATAAGCTTATCAATATTTTTGCCGGGCTGGCCATACTCATCAGTTGCTTAGGGCTATTTGGTCTGGCTAGCTATATGACGGCTCAAAGGTCAAAAGAAATTGGTGTTAGAAAAGTGCTGGGTGCCACCGTGAGTGGATTGTGGGCCATGTTGTCAAAAGACTTTTTGATCCTTATACTCATTTCATTGGTAATTGCCGCTCCTTTAGCAGCCTGGTTCATGAATGACTGGCTGGCTGGTTTCGATTATCGTACTTCCATTGCCTGGTGGACTTTCGCCGTAACCGGCTTTGGAGCAATGACCATTACTCTGTTAACCGTAAGCTATCAGTCAATTAAAGCAGCATTGATGAATCCGGTTAAATCATTAAAAACGGATTGA